In a genomic window of Alkalilimnicola sp. S0819:
- a CDS encoding Do family serine endopeptidase, which produces MTSRRLLRFLFSYALVGALVAVGLMYWLPDLMAPERPVVQVKEAPGREPAPGLGSGPVSYSAAVEQAAPAVVNIFTSKTVSASRNPLLDDPLFRRFFGDRRPENRSRNVASLGSGVIISRDGFVLTNNHVIDGADQIRVALADGRIAEARLTGSDPESDLAVLKIELQELPVITLGRSNETRVGDVALAIGNPFGVGQTVTQGIVSATGRNKLGINTFENFIQTDAAINPGNSGGALINAHGELIGINTAIFSRTGGSLGIGFAIPTELARGVMENIIEHGRVIRGWVGIQVQEMSPQLAESFGLAHVRGVVLAGVLRGGPAQEAGLSPGDVVLEIDGESITEAGQLLRLITQRKPGEQIHIQALRQGRTFETDVTVAVRPADLAP; this is translated from the coding sequence ATGACCAGCCGACGCCTGCTGCGTTTTTTGTTCAGCTATGCCCTGGTCGGCGCCCTGGTCGCCGTCGGGCTGATGTACTGGCTGCCCGATCTGATGGCGCCGGAGCGCCCGGTGGTGCAGGTCAAGGAAGCCCCCGGCCGCGAGCCGGCCCCCGGCCTGGGCAGCGGCCCGGTGTCTTATTCCGCCGCCGTGGAACAGGCCGCGCCCGCGGTGGTGAACATCTTCACCAGCAAGACCGTGAGCGCGTCGCGCAACCCGCTGCTGGACGACCCCCTGTTCCGCCGCTTCTTCGGTGACCGGCGGCCCGAGAACCGCTCGCGTAATGTCGCCAGCCTGGGCTCGGGGGTCATCATCAGCCGCGATGGTTTCGTGCTCACCAACAACCACGTCATCGACGGCGCCGACCAGATTCGGGTGGCTCTGGCCGATGGCCGCATCGCCGAGGCACGCCTGACCGGCTCCGATCCGGAATCGGATCTGGCGGTGCTGAAGATCGAGCTACAGGAGCTGCCGGTCATCACCCTGGGCCGCTCCAACGAGACCCGGGTGGGGGACGTGGCACTGGCCATCGGCAACCCCTTCGGCGTGGGCCAGACGGTCACCCAGGGCATCGTCAGCGCCACCGGGCGCAACAAGCTCGGCATCAACACTTTCGAGAACTTCATCCAGACCGATGCCGCCATCAATCCGGGCAACTCGGGCGGTGCGCTGATCAACGCCCATGGCGAGCTGATCGGCATCAACACCGCCATTTTCAGCCGCACCGGCGGCTCGCTGGGGATCGGCTTCGCCATCCCCACCGAGCTTGCCCGGGGGGTGATGGAAAACATCATCGAACACGGCCGGGTGATCCGCGGCTGGGTGGGGATCCAGGTGCAGGAAATGAGTCCGCAGCTGGCGGAGTCCTTCGGCCTGGCGCATGTCCGCGGCGTGGTGCTGGCGGGGGTGTTGCGGGGGGGGCCGGCCCAGGAGGCGGGGCTCTCGCCCGGCGACGTGGTGCTGGAGATCGACGGGGAATCCATTACCGAGGCGGGTCAGCTGCTGCGGCTGATCACCCAGCGCAAGCCCGGCGAGCAGATTCACATCCAGGCCCTGCGCCAGGGCCGGACCTTCGAAACCGATGTGACGGTGGCGGTACGGCCGGCGGATCTGGCGCCTTGA
- a CDS encoding Nif3-like dinuclear metal center hexameric protein has product MVLRDDLLAYCDELLDAGAFSDYAPNGLQVEGRAEVRCIVSGVTASQALIDAAVAEGADLLLVHHGYFWKGEDARVVGMKARRLRALLAADMSLLAYHLPLDAHPELGNNAQLGQRLGLRTLGRFDTGTKPALGWLGELPEPLTGEAFAQAIGAALGRMPLHVAGGEGAIRRVAWCTGGAQGFIQAAAQAGADAYVSGEISEPTAHIARECGLHYYAAGHHATERYGAWALGEHLAQRYGLKHRFVDIDNPA; this is encoded by the coding sequence ATGGTTCTTCGTGATGATTTGCTGGCCTATTGCGATGAGCTGCTCGATGCCGGCGCTTTTTCGGATTACGCGCCCAATGGCCTGCAGGTGGAGGGGCGCGCCGAGGTGCGCTGCATCGTCAGCGGCGTGACCGCCTCCCAGGCCCTGATCGACGCCGCTGTGGCGGAGGGGGCGGATCTGCTGCTGGTTCACCACGGCTATTTCTGGAAAGGCGAGGACGCGCGGGTGGTGGGGATGAAGGCCAGACGACTACGGGCCTTGCTGGCCGCGGACATGAGTCTGCTGGCCTACCACCTGCCGCTGGACGCGCACCCGGAGCTGGGCAACAACGCCCAGCTGGGGCAGCGCTTGGGGCTACGCACGCTGGGTCGCTTCGATACCGGGACGAAGCCGGCGTTGGGCTGGCTGGGCGAGCTGCCCGAGCCCCTCACCGGCGAGGCCTTCGCGCAGGCTATCGGCGCCGCGCTGGGGCGGATGCCGCTGCATGTGGCCGGCGGCGAGGGGGCAATACGGCGGGTCGCCTGGTGCACCGGTGGCGCCCAGGGATTCATACAGGCGGCCGCGCAGGCGGGGGCGGATGCCTATGTCAGCGGCGAGATCTCCGAGCCCACTGCGCATATCGCCCGGGAATGTGGGCTGCATTATTACGCGGCGGGGCACCACGCTACCGAGCGTTACGGCGCTTGGGCGCTGGGTGAGCACCTGGCGCAGCGTTACGGGCTGAAGCATCGGTTTGTCGATATCGATAATCCGGCGTGA
- the petA gene encoding ubiquinol-cytochrome c reductase iron-sulfur subunit has protein sequence MNHDGADKSRRRFLTAAATVVGGVGVAYTAVPFLASWKPSARAQAAGAPVEVDISKLEPGQRVNAEWRGRPIWVVRRTDEMLERLNTVDDQLADPASEVPQQPDYAQNQYRSIKPEYMVLIGICTHLGCSPLFRPEPDAADLGPNWPGGFFCPCHGSKFDLAGRVWAGVPAPTNMEVPPYYFVNENTILVGEDKGAA, from the coding sequence ATGAATCACGATGGCGCGGATAAAAGCAGGCGCCGGTTTCTGACCGCTGCGGCGACAGTGGTGGGTGGCGTAGGGGTGGCCTATACGGCCGTACCCTTCCTGGCATCCTGGAAACCGAGTGCCCGGGCCCAGGCCGCCGGCGCGCCGGTGGAAGTCGACATCAGCAAGCTCGAACCGGGTCAGCGGGTCAACGCCGAGTGGCGCGGCCGGCCGATCTGGGTGGTGCGTCGCACCGACGAGATGCTGGAACGTCTGAACACCGTGGACGATCAGCTGGCCGACCCCGCCTCCGAGGTACCCCAGCAGCCTGATTACGCTCAGAACCAATACCGTTCGATCAAGCCCGAATACATGGTGCTGATCGGTATCTGCACGCACCTGGGTTGCTCGCCGCTGTTCCGGCCGGAGCCGGACGCCGCGGATCTGGGCCCGAACTGGCCCGGCGGTTTCTTCTGCCCCTGCCACGGTTCCAAATTCGACCTGGCCGGCCGGGTCTGGGCGGGCGTGCCGGCACCCACCAACATGGAAGTGCCCCCGTACTACTTCGTCAACGAGAACACCATACTCGTCGGCGAGGACAAAGGAGCGGCCTGA
- a CDS encoding cytochrome b — translation MSAEKNTQKGLVGWIDARFPLTKLWKEHVSEYYAPKNFNFWYFFGSLALLVLVIQIVSGIFLTMNYKPAGDLAFDSIEYIMRDVEWGWLIRYIHTTGASAFFVVVYLHMFRGLIYGSYKQPRELIWIFGMLIYLLLMAEAFMGYLLPWGQMSYWGAQVIISLFGAIPGIGQELALWIRGDFVISEVTLNRFFALHVIALPLALVGLVVAHIMALHEVGSNNPDGVDIKKHKDDKGIPLDGIPFHPYYTVKDILGTVVFLMFFSVVLFFIPEFFGLFIEPPNFEPANALKTPDHIAPVWYFTPFYAILRAVPSIAGSAFPGVLAMGGAIFVLFVLPWLDRTPVRSIRYRGLGFKVGVVVFAVSFIVLGYLGLMPATGGFKLAAQILTIVYFGFFAFLWAYTAFGWEKTKPVPERVTH, via the coding sequence ATGAGCGCAGAAAAGAATACCCAAAAAGGCCTGGTGGGCTGGATCGACGCGCGCTTTCCGCTGACCAAGCTGTGGAAGGAGCACGTCTCCGAGTACTACGCGCCGAAGAACTTCAACTTCTGGTACTTCTTCGGTTCGCTGGCGCTGCTGGTGCTGGTCATCCAGATCGTCTCCGGCATCTTCCTGACCATGAACTACAAGCCGGCGGGTGATCTGGCCTTCGACTCCATCGAGTACATCATGCGCGATGTGGAGTGGGGCTGGTTGATCCGATACATCCACACCACCGGGGCCTCGGCCTTCTTCGTGGTGGTGTATCTGCACATGTTCCGCGGCCTGATCTACGGCTCCTACAAGCAGCCCCGTGAGCTGATCTGGATCTTCGGCATGCTGATCTATCTGCTGCTGATGGCCGAGGCCTTCATGGGCTACCTGCTGCCCTGGGGGCAGATGTCCTACTGGGGCGCGCAGGTGATCATCTCCCTGTTCGGCGCCATCCCCGGGATCGGCCAGGAGCTGGCGCTGTGGATCCGAGGTGACTTCGTCATCTCCGAGGTGACCCTGAACCGCTTCTTCGCGCTGCACGTGATCGCCCTGCCGCTGGCTCTGGTGGGCCTGGTGGTGGCGCACATCATGGCGCTGCACGAGGTGGGCTCCAACAACCCGGACGGCGTGGACATCAAGAAGCACAAGGACGACAAGGGCATTCCGCTGGACGGCATTCCCTTCCACCCGTACTACACGGTGAAGGATATTCTGGGCACGGTGGTGTTCCTGATGTTCTTCAGCGTGGTGCTGTTCTTCATTCCCGAGTTCTTCGGCCTGTTCATCGAGCCGCCGAACTTCGAGCCGGCCAACGCCCTGAAGACGCCGGATCACATCGCCCCGGTGTGGTACTTCACGCCCTTCTACGCGATCCTGCGCGCGGTGCCCAGCATCGCCGGTTCCGCCTTCCCGGGCGTGCTGGCCATGGGCGGCGCCATCTTCGTGCTGTTCGTGCTGCCCTGGCTGGACCGTACGCCGGTACGTTCCATCCGCTATCGCGGCCTGGGCTTCAAGGTGGGTGTGGTGGTGTTCGCGGTCAGCTTCATCGTCCTGGGTTACCTGGGCCTGATGCCCGCCACCGGCGGCTTCAAATTGGCCGCGCAGATTCTCACCATCGTGTATTTCGGATTCTTTGCCTTCCTTTG